The Methanobrevibacter sp. genome window below encodes:
- a CDS encoding diguanylate cyclase has product MNSINETEMEKTNILIIDDNYDLYNLINEIVFNKEYFKLTHSTSKDIDFTKYFEDSSTMILINDDNLKIELIDIINEIQTNNLNSIPILIFSSNNDDEFKVNIMKNMGYFISKPVNREYCYELLKRISNLASANRHSNTLSGLPSSNQINNELQRRFNSNKPFSAMYIDLDHFKQYNDNYGFLKGNEAILGLSDIIKKTIRTYGDKDDFIGHIGGDDFFIIVNEKNDELIARKIIESFDKLSKTMYKKGDEYIMTINNLSPNKLGTKQIMSVSIALVTKKDTSLESQVKFLENIIRAKKNAKGINGSSLFKTVV; this is encoded by the coding sequence GAAAAAACAAACATATTGATTATTGATGACAATTATGATTTGTATAATTTAATAAATGAAATAGTCTTTAATAAGGAATATTTTAAATTAACTCATTCAACTTCAAAAGATATTGATTTCACCAAATATTTTGAAGACTCATCCACAATGATACTTATAAACGATGATAATCTCAAAATTGAATTAATTGATATTATTAATGAGATACAAACAAACAATTTAAATTCAATTCCCATACTCATTTTCTCTAGCAATAATGATGATGAATTTAAAGTAAATATAATGAAGAACATGGGATACTTTATCAGCAAACCAGTGAACAGAGAATATTGCTATGAACTTTTAAAGAGAATTTCCAATCTTGCCAGTGCAAACAGACATAGTAATACTCTTTCAGGTCTCCCTAGTTCCAACCAAATAAACAATGAACTTCAAAGAAGATTTAATTCAAATAAACCCTTTTCAGCAATGTATATTGATTTAGACCATTTTAAACAATATAATGACAATTATGGATTCTTAAAAGGTAATGAAGCAATATTAGGATTAAGTGATATAATTAAAAAAACCATCCGCACATATGGAGATAAAGATGATTTTATAGGACATATTGGGGGAGATGACTTTTTTATAATTGTAAATGAAAAAAATGATGAGTTGATTGCAAGGAAAATAATCGAATCATTTGATAAACTTTCAAAAACAATGTATAAGAAAGGTGATGAATACATAATGACAATTAATAACTTAAGCCCCAATAAACTTGGAACAAAACAGATTATGAGCGTCAGTATTGCATTAGTAACTAAAAAAGATACATCCCTCGAGTCCCAAGTGAAATTCTTAGAGAATATCATTAGAGCTAAAAAGAATGCAAAAGGAATTAATGGCAGTTCATTATTTAAAACTGTGGTTTAA